ATTTGAATGTGGGGACGATGGGTCATATCGATCATGGGAAGACGACGTTGACGGCGGCGATCACGAAGGTGTTGCACGACGCGAATCCGTCGGTGTCGTTCACG
This DNA window, taken from Acidimicrobiales bacterium, encodes the following:
- a CDS encoding GTP-binding protein, which produces MAKAKFERTKPHLNVGTMGHIDHGKTTLTAAITKVLHDANPSVSFT